One stretch of Nocardioides perillae DNA includes these proteins:
- a CDS encoding MIP/aquaporin family protein, giving the protein MDTSTAPPGSRPADAGAASAAPSRPLLGELCAEFMGTAVLILFGVGVVAQVVTGGGGLGDHDSIAWAWGLGVMLGVYTAARISGAHLNPAVTLALAVFADFPWRKVLPYAVAQTLGAFVAALVVRATYAEAIALVDPDTTMATQGIFSTLPGNGSLDIGLTTAFADQVVGTAILLFLVMAITDARNNAPTAWFAPFAIGLLVVAIGMAWGTNAGYAINPARDLGPRVASFLTGYETAFEGPDGTLYFWLPIIAPLVGGLLGAGLYKLMVQQFLPPEEEAADMPTGRVPDHAATTAYATAGTPADPVTATTPATPVTPAVPAPRPHSPEESTHA; this is encoded by the coding sequence GCTCTGTGCCGAGTTCATGGGCACCGCCGTCCTCATCCTCTTCGGCGTCGGCGTGGTCGCCCAGGTCGTCACCGGCGGCGGCGGTCTCGGCGACCACGACTCGATCGCGTGGGCCTGGGGCCTCGGCGTCATGCTCGGCGTCTACACCGCCGCCCGCATCAGTGGCGCCCACCTCAACCCGGCGGTCACCCTGGCGCTGGCCGTCTTCGCCGACTTCCCGTGGCGCAAGGTCCTGCCGTACGCCGTGGCGCAGACGCTCGGCGCATTCGTCGCCGCCCTCGTCGTCCGGGCGACCTACGCCGAGGCGATCGCCCTCGTCGACCCCGACACCACGATGGCGACGCAGGGCATCTTCTCGACCCTGCCCGGCAACGGCTCGCTCGACATCGGCCTCACCACCGCCTTCGCCGACCAGGTGGTCGGCACCGCGATCCTGCTCTTCCTCGTCATGGCGATCACCGACGCCCGCAACAACGCGCCCACCGCCTGGTTCGCGCCGTTCGCCATCGGCCTGCTGGTCGTGGCGATCGGCATGGCCTGGGGCACCAACGCGGGCTACGCGATCAACCCCGCCCGCGACTTAGGTCCGCGCGTCGCCTCCTTCCTCACCGGCTACGAGACCGCCTTCGAGGGCCCCGACGGCACGCTCTACTTCTGGCTGCCGATCATCGCCCCGCTCGTCGGCGGCCTCCTCGGCGCAGGCCTCTACAAGCTCATGGTCCAGCAGTTCCTGCCGCCGGAGGAGGAGGCTGCCGACATGCCGACCGGCCGGGTGCCCGACCACGCCGCCACGACGGCGTACGCCACCGCCGGCACGCCCGCCGACCCCGTCACCGCCACCACGCCCGCCACCCCCGTCACCCCTGCCGTCCCCGCACCCCGCCCCCACTCGCCCGAGGAGAGCACCCATGCCTGA